The following proteins come from a genomic window of Rutidosis leptorrhynchoides isolate AG116_Rl617_1_P2 chromosome 10, CSIRO_AGI_Rlap_v1, whole genome shotgun sequence:
- the LOC139871177 gene encoding uncharacterized protein codes for MSGETVKEMTSRFAKLEKYEGTDFRRWQNKMQFLLTTLKLVYVLSTPRPDESDDETIEHARLRSKWDNDDLMCRGHILNGMSDVLFDVYNSVESVKELWDKLEAKYMAEDASGKKFPVSNFNNYKIVNTRPIMEQFHEIHRILGQFTQHNISVDETFTVSSIINKLSSSWQAFKHTLKHKKEDMNLNELGSHLRIEESIRVQDIGKWKGKEVGSSSINMIEDKSHGNKYNKKLNNKKRKFDDSGATFHACKDREWFKTFIPEKDVLHMGNESIASVVGYGNVVLEFSSGKTITLYNVLYVPNLCKNLISSPMLNKCGYKQVFESDKYILSKCGVFVGFGYYNNGMFMLNLKIVPRAINSTCMISSSTSDSGLWHARLGHHSKAYRFFVIEPNDAISVNTVIESRDAIFDESRFTSIPKLKDMVPIASTFRGAQLEEIPNETHEPRRGSRKRTPKSYGGDFQLFLVEGIRDSVISQFHYCHNIEEDPRTYDEAMRSRDVAFWKEAIRDEIDSIMENNTWVLVDLPPGCKPLGNKWIFKRKMKVDGSVDKFKARLVIQGFRQKKGIDYFDTYAPVARITTIRLLISLISIHNLVIHQIDVKTSFLNGDLEEEVYMKQPEGFVLPGKEIKVCKLIKSLKFDHKGNGVIICLYVDDMLIFGTNQDQVDKTKQFLSSKFSMKDMGVADVILGIRIIRGDHGITITQSHYIEKILKKFNLEDTSPVSTPIDHTLKLLPNTGSAVYQLKYSSAIGCLIYAMTCTRSDIAYAQTKDFGSTYTGFPSILEGYSDASWITNIEDHSSTTGWIFLLGGGAISWASKKQTCITNSTMESEFVALAAAGNEAEWLRNLVYEIPLWPKPIPPIGIHCDSASTVAKAYSHMYNSKSRHLGVRHSMVRELIRNGVISIDFVRLEQNLADHLTKGLAMDSVHKSAIGVGLKSKIEESYLSGHEVELLQESFGLSILYVHDWIETHGS; via the exons ATGTCCGGTGAAACGGTGAAAGAAATGACTTCAAGGTTTGCAAAATTAGAGAAATATGAAGGCAcagattttaggagatggcaaaacaAGATGCAATTTCTTTTGACCACATTGAAATTGGTTTATGTGTTGTCAACTCCAAGGCCCGATGAATCGGATGACGAGACAATAGAACATGCCCGGTTAAGGAGCAAATGGGACAACGATGACTTGATGTGTCGTGGCCACATTCTGAATGGTATGTCCGATGTTTTATTTGATGTTTACAATTCGGTTGAATCAGTAAAGGAACTTTGGGATAAATTGGAGGCCAAGTATATGGCCGAGGATGCATCTGGCAAGAAATTTCCTGTTAGCAATTTCAACAATTACAAGATTGTTAATACTAGGCCCATCATGGAACAATTCCATGAGATCCATAGGATCTTGGGGCAATTTACCCAACACAACATAAGTGTGGATGAAACTTTCACGGTTTCATCCATCATTAACAAATTGTCATCTTCATGGCAAGCTTTTAAACACACACTCAAACACAAAAAGGAAGATATGAATTTGAATGAGTTGGGTAGTCACTTGAGAATTGAGGAATCAATTCGGGTACAAGATATTGGCAAATGGAAGGGTAAAGAAGTGGGATCTTCTTCAATTAACATGATTGAAGATAAATCCCATGGGAATAAATACAACAAGAAATTAAACAACAAGAAACGCAAGTTTGATG ATTCGGGTGCAACTTTCCATGCTTGCAAGGACCGTGAATGGTTCAAGACTTTTATACCGGAAAAGGATGTTTTGCACATGGGCAACGAATCTATTGCTAGTGTTGTTGGTTATGGAAATGTTGTATTGGAGTTTAGCTCCGGAAAAACTATTACTCTTTATAATGTATTGTATGTACCTAACTTGTGTAAGAATCTTATATCTAGTCCCATGTTGAATAAATGTGGGTATAAACAAGTGTTTGAAAGTGACAAATATATTTTGTCTAAGTGTGGTGTGTTTGTTGGTTTTGGGTATTATAACAATGGTATGTTCATGCTTAATCTCAAAATTGTTCCTAGGGCCATCAATTCTACTTGCATGATTAGTTCTAGTACAAGTGATTCCGGTTTATGGCATGCTCGTTTAGGTCAT CATTCCAAGGCGTATAGATTCTTTGTCATTGAGCCAAATGATGCTATTTCGGTTAATACCGTGATTGAATCTAGAGATGCAATATTTGATGAATCTAGGTTCACATCAATACCTAAACTAAAGGATATGGTACCTATTGCAAGTACCTTCCGAGGTGCTCAATTGGAAGAAATTCCAAATGAGACTCATGAGCCACGTAGAGGAAGTAGGAAAAGAACTCCTAAATCATATGGTGGGGATTTTCAACTATTCTTAGTTGAAGGAATAAGAGATAGTGTTATATCTCAATTTCATTATTGTCATAATATTGAGGAGGATCCGAGGACATATGATGAGGCCATGAGGTCTCGTGACGTTGCCTTTTGGAAAGAGGCAATTCGTGACGAGATAGACTCTATCATGGAAAACAATACATGGGTTCTAGTCGATTTGCCTCCCGGTTGTAAACCTTTGGGCAACAAGTGGATCTTCAAAAGGAAGATGAAAGTTGATGGATCGGTTGACAAGTTTAAAGCACGTTTGGTCATACAAGGTTTTAGGCAAAAGAAGggtattgactattttgatacctaTGCTCCGGTTGCGCGTATCACCACCATTAGATTGTTGATTTCGCTTATATCGATTCACAATCTTGTTATTCACCAAATAGATGTAAAAACCTCTTTTCTTAACGGTGATTTGGAGGAGGAGGTGTACATGAAACAACCAGAAGGATTTGTCTTGCCGGGAAAAGAGATTAAGGTGTGCAAGTTGATCAAGTCTtt AAAATTTGATCACAAGGGAAATGGTGTGATTATTTGCTTATATGTGGATGACATGTTGATCTTTGGTACTAACCAAGATCAAGTTGATAAGACCAAACAATTTTTGTCATCTAAGTTTTCGATGAAGGATATGGGGGTTGCGGATGTGATTCTTGGGATAAGGATCATTCGTGGTGACCATGGTATCACGATaactcaatctcattatattgagaagataCTCAAGAAGTTCAATCTTGAGGATACCTCCCCGGTGAGTACTCCCATTGATCATACTCTTAAGCTCTTACCCAATACGGGTTCGGCTGTGTATCAACTTAAATATTCGAGTGCTATAGGGTGTCTAATATATGCAATGACTTGCACTAGATCAGATATTGCCTATGCG CAAACCAAGGACTTTGGTAGCACATATACCGGCTTCCCTTCTATTCTAGAAGGTTATTCGGATgcaagttggataaccaatataGAAGACCACTCTTCTACTACTGGTTGGATATTCCTACTTGGTGGAGGAGCAATTTCATGGGCCTCCAAGAAGCAAACATGTATTACAAATTCGACAATGGAGTCGGAATTTGTTGCATTGGCTGCGGCGGGTAATGAAGCCGAGTGGTTAAGGAATTTGGTATATGAAATTCCTTTGTGGCCAAAGCCCATTCCTCCTATTGGTATACATTGTGATAGTGCTTCAACGGTGGCTAAGGCTTATAGTCACATGTATAATAGTAAGTCTAGACACTTGGGTGTTAGACATTCCATGGTACGTGAATTAATCAGGAATGGAGTGATCTCCATTGATTTTGTAAGATTGGAACAAAATCTAGCGGATCACTTGACCAAGGGACTAGCCATGGACTCAGTGCACAAGTCGGCTATtggtgtgggattgaa GAGCAAGATTGAAGAGAGCTACCTAAGTGGACATGAAGTTGAGCTGCTTCAAGAAAGCTTTGGACTTAGTATTCTATATGTTCATGATTGGATTGAGACACATGGCTCCTAA